The Humulus lupulus chromosome 3, drHumLupu1.1, whole genome shotgun sequence genome window below encodes:
- the LOC133822321 gene encoding mitochondrial protein import protein ZIM17: MAATTIAWRFSSALHCPSFSTTDSHRPIHSNLCSNTYKPFSSSNIYPSITLSRSSSKTSAPKHAYKSLVISGLVHGNSETHPESESSVSNSDATIDIKLPRRSLLLQFTCDICGERTQKLVNRLAYERGLIYVQCAGCRQYHKLVDNLGLVVEYDLREEIIADMNKDEV; this comes from the exons ATGGCGGCAACCACAATTGCCTGGCGTTTCTCTTCAGCCCTTCACTGTCCTTCATTTTCTACTACTGACTCTCACAGACCCATTCATTCGAATCTCTGTTCTAACACCTACAAACCCTTTTCCTCTTCCAACATATACCCCTCAATCACTCTCTCCAG GTCAAGTTCCAAAACTTCAGCACCAAAGCATGCATACAAGTCTTTGGTGATTTCAGGGCTGGTACATGGAAACTCTGAAACGCACCCAGAATCTGAATCAAGCGTTTCAAACTCG GATGCAACTATTGACATAAAGTTGCCAAGAAGAAGTTTGCTTTTGCAATTTACTTGCGATATATGTGGTGAAAGAACACAGAAGCTTGTAAACCGACTAGCCTATGAACGAGGACTTATATACGTACAG TGTGCAGGCTGCCGTCAGTATCACAAGTTAGTCGATAATCTTGGCCTTGTGGTTGAGTATGACTTACGAGAGGAAATTATTGCAGACATGAACAAAGATGAAGTTTGA
- the LOC133822322 gene encoding large ribosomal subunit protein bL19c-like yields the protein MSQSMARILKPQELVYLNRPTKELLYRRLNSSAANGSAAVKFVGNSDGSSKSSFLGCLSKFNQSPAVFTKIGFKTETLTSNGSSSVPLVFRCPQRRLFQSAEVLPPFSARSISTMGNSVDSPSVNLSASVSDVPPRIKFKRLDKTARNIMQILDREAVQDVRTQREIPEIKPGYIVQLKVEVPENKRRVSILKGIVIARRNAGLNTTFRIRRLVAGVGVESLFPLYSPNIKEIKVLEKKKVRRAKLYYLRDKMNALKKQ from the exons ATGAGTCAATCAATGGCGAGAATTCTGAAGCCTCAAGAACTCGTTTATCTGAACCGTCCTACCAAG GAGCTACTCTACCGGAGGCTTAATTCTTCAGCTGCAAATGGTTCGGCTGCTGTAAAGTTTGTTGGAAACTCAGATGGGTCCTCAAAGAGTTCCTTCTTGGGTTGCCTCTCCAAGTTTAACCAATCTCCAGCAGTATTT ACAAAAATCGGCTTCAAAACTGAGACTTTAACTAGTAATGGGTCATCGTCGGTCCCGTTGGTGTTCAGATGTCCTCAGCGGCGCTTGTTCCAGTCTGCAGAAGTGTTACCTCCTTTCTCTGCCAGGTCCATTTCGACAATGGGAAATTCAGTTGATTCACCATCAGTGAATTTATCTGCATCTGTATCTGATGTACCTCCACGAATCAAATTTAAGAGGCTCGATAAAACTGCCAGGAACATAATGCAG ATTTTAGATAGGGAAGCTGTACAGGACGTGAGGACACAGAGAGAAATACCAGAAATAAAGCCTGGTTACATTGTGCAGCTCAAAGTG GAAGTACCTGAGAACAAGAGACGTGTTTCAATCTTGAAAGGCATTGTCATAGCAAGGCGAAATGCTGGTTTAAATACTACATTCAGAATAAGGAGACTGGTGGCTGGGGTTGGGGTAGAATCCTTATTTCCACT GTATTCACCAAATATAAAGGAGATAAAGGTGCTGGAGAAAAAGAAAGTAAGGAGAGCCAAGCTATACTATCTCAGGGACAAAATGAATGCACTTAAGAAGCAATAG